One window from the genome of Pseudoliparis swirei isolate HS2019 ecotype Mariana Trench chromosome 24, NWPU_hadal_v1, whole genome shotgun sequence encodes:
- the si:dkeyp-9d4.3 gene encoding caskin-1 isoform X2 — protein MGKDQELLQAVKTEDLLTAQRLLQRPRPGKAKLLGAAKRVNVNIQDADGLAPLHFAALGGNKELISLLLEAQAAVDIKDHKGMRPLHYAAWQGKTEPMKMLLKAGSSVNGQSDEGQIPLHLSAQHGHYDGSEMLLQHQSNPCISDSASKTPLDLACEFGRVGVVQLLLSSNMCAAMLEPKPCDPNGVSPLHLAAKNGHIDVIRLLIQAGIDINRQSESGTALHQASLCGKTEVVRLLLDSGISAGVRNTLSQTALDIVNQFTTTQASREIKQLLRDASAAMQVRALKDYCNNYDLTSLNIKAGDIITVLEQHADGRWKGCIHDNRTGNDRVGYFPSDMVEVVKRAGSRTAELSPQGSPTLGQQSSASEDIWVLRKPLGVGDRSGSVGSIGSIRSTSSLQSSGNTHVLTTPAPSPHPANTPGVNTHGLNAPGLHAQAEGVKLLATVLSQSVKAKEHLLEQSQSVEQSASSSSCTVHEQRSFERKAEEDDGKKQAVVAWLGEFQLQFYTTHFLTAGYDLDTISRMTPEDLTGIGVMKPGHRKKLTSEISKLPSADWLPEHKPANLADWLSHLGLSQYYQVLVQNGYENIDFISDISLEDLQEIGITKLGHQKKLMLGVKRLKELQRGERSSEAPQSPSTPPPSPGGGGAGSEPRKEERKQRDGAPSPLAKPRPALTRSQTPPHTPQQASPRPRPRPSTTQMAASPPADPLSVPLLRLPSVEEERRRTHSLIGSESDSRYATVCRSSSTHAAPNDVTVNRSQSSVSLRPRRKGRPPTPPKRSCSSITGGDGEGEGQAEGLLGPPTYRERRASDCGGLGSALRSQASAGLERSEGASGSVRSLAAMLETSIVGGAKTLPKNLGGSINYLQVSPPVLRRQPGAGGFGSEEDDVLSRHRTISGPEGLAGDQIDPLPRQPAQQRPEPRPRSTAASEITDGTATLRKRPRPPPTDSEAPPPADANSAVTTPTGSDATRRRQSPADHTEGVVRIDNQSGSPGSQTDGGQNNGCDPLQQNGGVVLRRRPPSEASDRTEANRDSCEWMEARKSLKPPVSPKPSAVTARKAQADPPTPTHRVPIPGPDFTEMAQSPEAKPAPPVSPKPRGPPTAPKPGKATVGSAAMSPSPAATSPAACSPTPATKPSPPLSSGALPAPDASSSAPSLSPGLPLTSPSPAQSPSTPSPHPVKPPRSSIAGLSIDLLGAREVEEEEEEEEEERRREREHKRHKEQKQQEEEERKKAEDENPRELESEVEEVEQGEEVQPRVEETSASLAAAVEHQIKKEDAQNDKKANVSILDDIGSMFDDLADQLDAMLD, from the exons AGCTCCTCGGAGCAGCAAAGCGAGTGAACGTCAACATCCAGGATGCAGACGG gttggCACCGCTGCACTTTGCCGCTCTGGGTGGTAACAAGGAGCTGATCTCTCTGCTGCTCGAGGCCCAGGCAGCAGTGGATATTAAAGACCACAAAG gGATGCGTCCTCTGCACTACGCCGCATGGCAGGGGAAGACTGAGCCAATGAAAATGCTGCTGAAGGCGGGCTCCTCCGTCAACGGGCAGTCGGACGAAGGCCAGATCCCCCTCCACCTGTCGGCGCAGCACGGACACTATGACGgg TCGGAGATGTTGCTGCAGCACCAGTCCAACCCGTGCATCTCAGACTCAGCTAGTAAAACCCCGTTGGACCTCGCCTGTGAATTCGGTCGTGTCGGA GTGGTCCAGctcctgctcagcagcaacaTGTGTGCGGCCATGTTGGAACCCAAACCCTGCGACCCCAACGGAGTGTCGCCTCTTCATCTCGCCGCCAAGAACGGACACATCGATGTCATCCG GTTGCTGATTCAAGCCGGTATCGATATCAACAGACAGTCAGAGTCTGGCACAGCGCTGCATCAGGCGTCCCTCTGTGGGAAGACGGAGGTAGTGCGCCTGCTGCTGGAT AGTGGCATCAGTGCAGGGGTGAGGAACACTCTGAGTCAGACCGCCCTGGACATCGTGAACCAGTTCACCACCACGCAGGCCAGCCGAGAGATCAAACAACTGCTGAGAG ATGCCTCGGCGGCGATGCAGGTGCGTGCGTTGAAGGATTACTGCAACAACTACGACCTCACCAGCCTCAACATCAAAGCTGGAGACATCATCACG gtTTTGGAGCAGCACGCCGACGGCCGGTGGAAAGGCTGTATTCATGACAACCGCACAGGAAATGACCGCGTGGGCTACTTCCCCTCCGACATGGTGGAAGTCGTCAAGAGGGCAG gttcGCGGACTGCAGAGCTGAGTCCTCAGGGGTCTCCGACTCTGGGACAGCAGAGCAGCGCCAGTGAGGACATTTGGGTGCTCCGCAAACCGCTGGGAG tcGGCGATCGCAGTGGCAGTGTGGGCAGCATCGGCAGCATTCGGTCGACCAGCAGCTTGCAGAGCTCCGGGAACACACACGTCCTGACCACACCTGCTCCCAGTCCACACCCGGCCAACACGCCGGGGGTCAACACGCACGGGCTCAACGCTCCGGGTCTGCACGCACAGGCCGAAGGCGTGAAG CTGCTGGCCACCGTGCTCTCCCAGTCGGTCAAAGCCAAGGAGCATCTCTTGGAGCAGTCGCAGTCCGTCGAGCAGTCAGCCA GCTCTTCCAGTTGCACAGTTCACGAACAGCGGTCCTTTGAGCGGAAGGCCGAAGAGGATGATGGGAAA aAGCAGGCAGTAGTGGCGTGGCTGGGTGAGTTTCAGCTGCAGTTCTACACCACCCACTTCCTCACCGCGGGATATGATCTAGACACCATTAGCCGCATGACCCCTGAG GACCTCACGGGAATCGGGGTCATGAAGCCCGGACATCGAAAGAAGTTAACGTCAGAGATCAGCAAGCTGCCCTCCGCCGACTGGCTGCCAGAACACAAGCCT gCCAATCTAGCAGACTGGCTGTCTCACCTGGGTCTCAGTCAGTACTACCAGGTTCTGGTGCAGAACGGGTACGAAAACATCGACTTCATCTCCGACATCAGCCTCGAAGATCTGCAAGAGATCGGAATTACTAAACTCG GCCATCAGAAGAAGCTGATGCTGGGAGTGAAGAGACTGAAGGAGCtccagaggggagagaggagctccgaggccccccagagcccctccacccctccacccagcCCAGGTGGCGGCGGCGCCGGCTCCGAGcccaggaaggaggagaggaagcagcgaGACGGGGCCCCGAGCCCGCTGGCTAAACCTCGCCCGGCTCTCACGCGCTCACAGACCCCGCCGCACACTCCCCAGCAGGCTTCCCCGAGGCCTCGGCCGCGCCCCTCCACCACCCAGATGGCGGCGTCGCCGCCGGCAGATCCGTTGTCGGTGCCGCTGCTGCGCCTGCCcagtgtggaggaggagcgacggAGGACTCACAGTCTAATTGGCTCGGAGTCAGACTCCAGATACGCCACCGTGTGCCGCAGCAGCTCCACGCACGCCGCCCCTAATGATGTCACGGTCAACCGCAGCCAATCGTCCGTCAGCCTCCGACCCCGACGGAAAGGTCGACCCCCGACGCCGCCCAAACGGTCCTGTTCTTCCATTACCGGGGGcgacggggagggggaggggcaggcGGAGGGGCTGCTGGGCCCGCCGACCTATCGAGAGCGGCGAGCCAGCGACTGCGGCGGCCTGGGGTCGGCGTTGAGGTCTCAGGCCTCAGCGGGCCTGGAGAGATCAGAGGGGGCTTCTGGGAGCGTGCGCAGCCTCGCCGCCATGCTGGAAACATCCATCGTGGGAGGAGCCAAAACCTTGCCCAAGAATCTGGGAGGCAGCATCAACTacctacag GTGAGTCCGCCCGTACTCCGGCGGCAGCCCGGTGCAGGCGGTTTTGGATCCGAGGAGGACGACGTCTTAAGTCGCCATCGGACCATCAGCGGACCGGAAGGCCTGGCGGGCGATCAGATCGACCCGTTACCACGGCAACCAGCCCAGCAGCGTCCAGAGCCTCGGCCCCGCTCCACCGCGGCGTCAGAGATCACAGACGGCACGGCGACGCTCCGAAAGAGACCGCGTCCGCCGCCGACGGACTCCGAGGCGCCTCCGCCCGCGGACGCCAACAGCGCCGTTACCACGCCGACGGGCTCCGACGCCACACGCaggagacagagccccgccgACCACACAGAGGGCGTCGTTCGAATCGATAACCAATCGGGCTCTCCCGGCAGCCAAACGGACGGCGGCCAGAATAACGGCTGCGACCCGCTGCAGCAGAACGGGGGCGTGGTCCTGAGGCGGAGGCCGCCGTCCGAGGCCTCCGATAGGACGGAGGCCAACAGAGACAGCTGTGAGTGGATGGAGGCCAGGAAGTCTCTGAAGCCGCCGGTGTCACCCAAACCGTCCGCGGTCACCGCGAGGAAGGCACAAGCTGACCCCCCGACCCCAACTCACAGGGTCCCCATACCCGGGCCTGACTTTACCGAAATGGCACAGAGCCCTG AGGCGAAGCCGGCTCCTCCCGTATCCCCGAAGCCCCGCGGGCCCCCAACAGCCCCCAAGCCGGGCAAAGCCACCGTGGGGTCGGCGGCCATGAGCCCGAGTCCTGCAGCCACCAGCCCGGCGGCGTGCAGCCCCACCCCGGCCACGAAGCCCTCCCCGCCGCTCTCCTCCGGCGCCCTTCCAGCTcctgacgcctcctcctccgctccctccctctctccgggACTCCCCCTGACTTCTCCCTCTCCGGCCCAGAGTCCCTCCACGCCCTCTCCGCACCCCGTCAAACCGCCCCGCTCGTCCATCGCTGGACTCTCCATCGACCTGCTGGGAGCccgggaggtggaggaggaggaggaggaggaggaagaggagaggaggagagagagggagcacaaGAGGCACAAGGAGcagaagcagcaggaggaggaggagaggaagaaagcagAGGATGAGAATCCGAGGGAGCTGGAGAGTGAAGTCGAGGAGGtagagcagggggaggaggtgcagcCTCGTGTGGAGGAGACCAGCGCCTCCTTGGCTGCAGCTGTTGAACATCAAATCAAAAAGGAGGACGCACAAAATGA CAAAAAGGCCAACGTGTCCATCTTGGACGACATCGGCAGCATGTTCGACGACTTGGCCGACCAACTGGACGCGATGCTCGACTGA
- the si:dkeyp-9d4.3 gene encoding caskin-1 isoform X1, whose product MGKDQELLQAVKTEDLLTAQRLLQRPRPGKAKLLGAAKRVNVNIQDADGLAPLHFAALGGNKELISLLLEAQAAVDIKDHKGMRPLHYAAWQGKTEPMKMLLKAGSSVNGQSDEGQIPLHLSAQHGHYDGSEMLLQHQSNPCISDSASKTPLDLACEFGRVGVVQLLLSSNMCAAMLEPKPCDPNGVSPLHLAAKNGHIDVIRLLIQAGIDINRQSESGTALHQASLCGKTEVVRLLLDSGISAGVRNTLSQTALDIVNQFTTTQASREIKQLLRDASAAMQVRALKDYCNNYDLTSLNIKAGDIITVLEQHADGRWKGCIHDNRTGNDRVGYFPSDMVEVVKRAGHSPSQQCHTLLLRRPNPCPIATNGHSYPPSKVLPLHLAPPPPLHPNTLPLPRFSSFGYVPLPISPPSLSTPALSTPPPPPPPPPPPPPLSTSQEQQSQTGSRTAELSPQGSPTLGQQSSASEDIWVLRKPLGVGDRSGSVGSIGSIRSTSSLQSSGNTHVLTTPAPSPHPANTPGVNTHGLNAPGLHAQAEGVKLLATVLSQSVKAKEHLLEQSQSVEQSASSSSCTVHEQRSFERKAEEDDGKKQAVVAWLGEFQLQFYTTHFLTAGYDLDTISRMTPEDLTGIGVMKPGHRKKLTSEISKLPSADWLPEHKPANLADWLSHLGLSQYYQVLVQNGYENIDFISDISLEDLQEIGITKLGHQKKLMLGVKRLKELQRGERSSEAPQSPSTPPPSPGGGGAGSEPRKEERKQRDGAPSPLAKPRPALTRSQTPPHTPQQASPRPRPRPSTTQMAASPPADPLSVPLLRLPSVEEERRRTHSLIGSESDSRYATVCRSSSTHAAPNDVTVNRSQSSVSLRPRRKGRPPTPPKRSCSSITGGDGEGEGQAEGLLGPPTYRERRASDCGGLGSALRSQASAGLERSEGASGSVRSLAAMLETSIVGGAKTLPKNLGGSINYLQVSPPVLRRQPGAGGFGSEEDDVLSRHRTISGPEGLAGDQIDPLPRQPAQQRPEPRPRSTAASEITDGTATLRKRPRPPPTDSEAPPPADANSAVTTPTGSDATRRRQSPADHTEGVVRIDNQSGSPGSQTDGGQNNGCDPLQQNGGVVLRRRPPSEASDRTEANRDSCEWMEARKSLKPPVSPKPSAVTARKAQADPPTPTHRVPIPGPDFTEMAQSPEAKPAPPVSPKPRGPPTAPKPGKATVGSAAMSPSPAATSPAACSPTPATKPSPPLSSGALPAPDASSSAPSLSPGLPLTSPSPAQSPSTPSPHPVKPPRSSIAGLSIDLLGAREVEEEEEEEEEERRREREHKRHKEQKQQEEEERKKAEDENPRELESEVEEVEQGEEVQPRVEETSASLAAAVEHQIKKEDAQNDKKANVSILDDIGSMFDDLADQLDAMLD is encoded by the exons AGCTCCTCGGAGCAGCAAAGCGAGTGAACGTCAACATCCAGGATGCAGACGG gttggCACCGCTGCACTTTGCCGCTCTGGGTGGTAACAAGGAGCTGATCTCTCTGCTGCTCGAGGCCCAGGCAGCAGTGGATATTAAAGACCACAAAG gGATGCGTCCTCTGCACTACGCCGCATGGCAGGGGAAGACTGAGCCAATGAAAATGCTGCTGAAGGCGGGCTCCTCCGTCAACGGGCAGTCGGACGAAGGCCAGATCCCCCTCCACCTGTCGGCGCAGCACGGACACTATGACGgg TCGGAGATGTTGCTGCAGCACCAGTCCAACCCGTGCATCTCAGACTCAGCTAGTAAAACCCCGTTGGACCTCGCCTGTGAATTCGGTCGTGTCGGA GTGGTCCAGctcctgctcagcagcaacaTGTGTGCGGCCATGTTGGAACCCAAACCCTGCGACCCCAACGGAGTGTCGCCTCTTCATCTCGCCGCCAAGAACGGACACATCGATGTCATCCG GTTGCTGATTCAAGCCGGTATCGATATCAACAGACAGTCAGAGTCTGGCACAGCGCTGCATCAGGCGTCCCTCTGTGGGAAGACGGAGGTAGTGCGCCTGCTGCTGGAT AGTGGCATCAGTGCAGGGGTGAGGAACACTCTGAGTCAGACCGCCCTGGACATCGTGAACCAGTTCACCACCACGCAGGCCAGCCGAGAGATCAAACAACTGCTGAGAG ATGCCTCGGCGGCGATGCAGGTGCGTGCGTTGAAGGATTACTGCAACAACTACGACCTCACCAGCCTCAACATCAAAGCTGGAGACATCATCACG gtTTTGGAGCAGCACGCCGACGGCCGGTGGAAAGGCTGTATTCATGACAACCGCACAGGAAATGACCGCGTGGGCTACTTCCCCTCCGACATGGTGGAAGTCGTCAAGAGGGCAG GTCACTCCCCCTCCCAGCAGTGCCACACCCTCCTGCTCCGCAGGCCCAACCCCTGTCCCATTGCCACCAACGGACATTCATACCCCCCCTCCAAAGTCCTCCCCCTGCATCtggctccccctcctccccttcaccCCAACACACTGCCCCTCCCTCGCTTCTCCTCCTTTGGGTACGTTCCTcttcccatctctcctccttcgCTGTCTACTCCTGCTctgtccactcctcctcctcctcctcctcctcctcctcctccccctcctctctccacttcTCAGGAGCAGCAGAGTCAGACAG gttcGCGGACTGCAGAGCTGAGTCCTCAGGGGTCTCCGACTCTGGGACAGCAGAGCAGCGCCAGTGAGGACATTTGGGTGCTCCGCAAACCGCTGGGAG tcGGCGATCGCAGTGGCAGTGTGGGCAGCATCGGCAGCATTCGGTCGACCAGCAGCTTGCAGAGCTCCGGGAACACACACGTCCTGACCACACCTGCTCCCAGTCCACACCCGGCCAACACGCCGGGGGTCAACACGCACGGGCTCAACGCTCCGGGTCTGCACGCACAGGCCGAAGGCGTGAAG CTGCTGGCCACCGTGCTCTCCCAGTCGGTCAAAGCCAAGGAGCATCTCTTGGAGCAGTCGCAGTCCGTCGAGCAGTCAGCCA GCTCTTCCAGTTGCACAGTTCACGAACAGCGGTCCTTTGAGCGGAAGGCCGAAGAGGATGATGGGAAA aAGCAGGCAGTAGTGGCGTGGCTGGGTGAGTTTCAGCTGCAGTTCTACACCACCCACTTCCTCACCGCGGGATATGATCTAGACACCATTAGCCGCATGACCCCTGAG GACCTCACGGGAATCGGGGTCATGAAGCCCGGACATCGAAAGAAGTTAACGTCAGAGATCAGCAAGCTGCCCTCCGCCGACTGGCTGCCAGAACACAAGCCT gCCAATCTAGCAGACTGGCTGTCTCACCTGGGTCTCAGTCAGTACTACCAGGTTCTGGTGCAGAACGGGTACGAAAACATCGACTTCATCTCCGACATCAGCCTCGAAGATCTGCAAGAGATCGGAATTACTAAACTCG GCCATCAGAAGAAGCTGATGCTGGGAGTGAAGAGACTGAAGGAGCtccagaggggagagaggagctccgaggccccccagagcccctccacccctccacccagcCCAGGTGGCGGCGGCGCCGGCTCCGAGcccaggaaggaggagaggaagcagcgaGACGGGGCCCCGAGCCCGCTGGCTAAACCTCGCCCGGCTCTCACGCGCTCACAGACCCCGCCGCACACTCCCCAGCAGGCTTCCCCGAGGCCTCGGCCGCGCCCCTCCACCACCCAGATGGCGGCGTCGCCGCCGGCAGATCCGTTGTCGGTGCCGCTGCTGCGCCTGCCcagtgtggaggaggagcgacggAGGACTCACAGTCTAATTGGCTCGGAGTCAGACTCCAGATACGCCACCGTGTGCCGCAGCAGCTCCACGCACGCCGCCCCTAATGATGTCACGGTCAACCGCAGCCAATCGTCCGTCAGCCTCCGACCCCGACGGAAAGGTCGACCCCCGACGCCGCCCAAACGGTCCTGTTCTTCCATTACCGGGGGcgacggggagggggaggggcaggcGGAGGGGCTGCTGGGCCCGCCGACCTATCGAGAGCGGCGAGCCAGCGACTGCGGCGGCCTGGGGTCGGCGTTGAGGTCTCAGGCCTCAGCGGGCCTGGAGAGATCAGAGGGGGCTTCTGGGAGCGTGCGCAGCCTCGCCGCCATGCTGGAAACATCCATCGTGGGAGGAGCCAAAACCTTGCCCAAGAATCTGGGAGGCAGCATCAACTacctacag GTGAGTCCGCCCGTACTCCGGCGGCAGCCCGGTGCAGGCGGTTTTGGATCCGAGGAGGACGACGTCTTAAGTCGCCATCGGACCATCAGCGGACCGGAAGGCCTGGCGGGCGATCAGATCGACCCGTTACCACGGCAACCAGCCCAGCAGCGTCCAGAGCCTCGGCCCCGCTCCACCGCGGCGTCAGAGATCACAGACGGCACGGCGACGCTCCGAAAGAGACCGCGTCCGCCGCCGACGGACTCCGAGGCGCCTCCGCCCGCGGACGCCAACAGCGCCGTTACCACGCCGACGGGCTCCGACGCCACACGCaggagacagagccccgccgACCACACAGAGGGCGTCGTTCGAATCGATAACCAATCGGGCTCTCCCGGCAGCCAAACGGACGGCGGCCAGAATAACGGCTGCGACCCGCTGCAGCAGAACGGGGGCGTGGTCCTGAGGCGGAGGCCGCCGTCCGAGGCCTCCGATAGGACGGAGGCCAACAGAGACAGCTGTGAGTGGATGGAGGCCAGGAAGTCTCTGAAGCCGCCGGTGTCACCCAAACCGTCCGCGGTCACCGCGAGGAAGGCACAAGCTGACCCCCCGACCCCAACTCACAGGGTCCCCATACCCGGGCCTGACTTTACCGAAATGGCACAGAGCCCTG AGGCGAAGCCGGCTCCTCCCGTATCCCCGAAGCCCCGCGGGCCCCCAACAGCCCCCAAGCCGGGCAAAGCCACCGTGGGGTCGGCGGCCATGAGCCCGAGTCCTGCAGCCACCAGCCCGGCGGCGTGCAGCCCCACCCCGGCCACGAAGCCCTCCCCGCCGCTCTCCTCCGGCGCCCTTCCAGCTcctgacgcctcctcctccgctccctccctctctccgggACTCCCCCTGACTTCTCCCTCTCCGGCCCAGAGTCCCTCCACGCCCTCTCCGCACCCCGTCAAACCGCCCCGCTCGTCCATCGCTGGACTCTCCATCGACCTGCTGGGAGCccgggaggtggaggaggaggaggaggaggaggaagaggagaggaggagagagagggagcacaaGAGGCACAAGGAGcagaagcagcaggaggaggaggagaggaagaaagcagAGGATGAGAATCCGAGGGAGCTGGAGAGTGAAGTCGAGGAGGtagagcagggggaggaggtgcagcCTCGTGTGGAGGAGACCAGCGCCTCCTTGGCTGCAGCTGTTGAACATCAAATCAAAAAGGAGGACGCACAAAATGA CAAAAAGGCCAACGTGTCCATCTTGGACGACATCGGCAGCATGTTCGACGACTTGGCCGACCAACTGGACGCGATGCTCGACTGA
- the LOC130190491 gene encoding guanine nucleotide-binding protein G(I)/G(S)/G(O) subunit gamma-13-like: protein MEELDVPQMRREVESLQYQLAINREKSSITVTELVKWIEGCVCDDPFLNPELMRANPWVEKGKCVIL from the exons ATGGAGGAGTTAGACGTTCCACAGATGAGGAGAGAAGTAGAAAGCCTCCAGTACCAGCTGGCAATCAACAGAGAGaaatcctccatcaccgtcACTGA GCTGGTGAAGTGGATCGAGGGTTGTGTTTGTGACGATCCATTTCTGAACCCTGAGCTGATGAGAGCCAACCCCTGGGTGGAGAAGGGCAAGTGTGTGATCCTctaa
- the chtf18 gene encoding chromosome transmission fidelity protein 18 homolog has protein sequence MDEYDELFEIQDEFEDQFADELDALAQLEGEESSNLGRRQNRGPESNTADVELPLHALPTTPKAKRRKQEAGVVKRLFNSLPTRESRAPSQSDDITPPSSPEQYESPRGRRSIPEVLDISGFAAIPESPWRPPTAAPAASLRVLKRPPLEGEYISVTNSSGSRVYLRQTEDTGRKVADCRSVTNSQGALGLLTVPIDVLREQEAERRLQQVIEESQHLADRHASGVNDVLVEEEENDDPQDAEGRTSRLWVDRFSPRHYTELLSDDFTNRCLLKWLKLWDTVVFGRERKTRPARPQPAPNQRSFKPNQPYRPYQSNQPYRPYQSNQPYQSNQSNQPNQNPNRFKSKVEVTEELLEAELDQYKRPKFKVALLSGPPGLGKTTLAHVIAKHAGYNVVEINASDDRSAEVFQKRIDTATQMKSVLGSNERPNCLIIDEIDGAPAATINILLAALNRKDRHAGEAGAETAKKKTKKKKKESILLRPIICICNDLYGPALRPLRLQAFLLVFPQTQPSRLTQRLGEIAVQQGMKVDRGTLLSLCEKADNDIRSCINTLQFLHSRGHKQVNSKTIQSVSVGQKDQNKGLFHLWQGIFQLQRTKRKRIGEGLDEAPGSGGGAQRFQHILHLASSSGEFEKVSQGLYENYLSMRVRDPNLQSVCEALDWLAFSDRLNHVIMHGQNFSLMRYLPFLSVTFHFLFAHAHVPRISYPHSQHEASSRLLSSRNTLSAMLADIPACIRTRISHLSLSLDVLTLLLDIICPKLRPVNPQLFSSREKEQMHELINTMLAYNLSYRQDRTPEGQYTYILEPRIEEVVRFPGLPPRRQLTYQAKQTVSREMEQEKMRRAERLMLQRNPPAQREVEKKSAGPTSTRNHQQRLETIVKQTTVEIRPEVDFFGRVVAPRPPRPPPTSVTGEKCPVVSMGTAVGNSDVWFRFNEGMSNAVRRNVYIRELL, from the exons ATGGACGAATACGACGAGCTGTTCGAGATCCAGGACGAATTCGAGGACCAGTTCGCCGACGAGCTGGACGCGTTGGCGCAGCTGGAAGGAG AGGAATCTTCCAACCTGGGGAGACGTCAGAATCGAGGCCCAGAAAGCAACACTGCTGATGTGGAGCTCCCGCTGCACGCTCTGCCCACCA CCCCAAAAGCGAAgcgcaggaagcaggaagcggGAGTCGTCAAGCGGCTTTTCAACTCTCTGCCGACTCGAGAGAGCAGAGCCCCGTCCCAGAGCGATGACATCACGCCGCCGTCCTCGCCGGAGCAGTACGAGTCGCCTCGCGGCCGCAG gtcAATCCCAGAAGTGTTGGATATAAGCGGCTTTGCTGCCATCCCAGAGTCGCCGTGGCGACCTCCCACGGCGGCGCCGGCGGCCTCGCTGCGTGTGCTCAAGCGGCCTCCGCTGGAGGGCGAGTACATCAGTGTCACCAACTCCTCGGGGAGTCGAGTCTACCTCCGACAGACGGAAGACACGGGCAGAAAG GTGGCGGACTGCAGATCGGTAACAAACTCCCAGGGTGCACTGGGGCTGCTGACGGTGCCGATAGACGTGTTGAGGGAGCAAGAGGCAGAGAGG CGCCTCCAGCAGGTCATAGAAGAATCTCAGCACCTCGCAGATCGGCACGCCAG CGGCGTGAACGACGTGCTCgtcgaagaggaggagaacgacGATCCTCAAGACGCCGAGGGACGCACCTCTCGACTCTGGGTGGACAGATTCTCCCCCCGACACTACACGGAGCTGCTCAGTGATGAT TTCACCAACCGCTGTCTGCTCAAGTGGTTGAAACTTTGGGACACCGTCGTCTtcggaagagagaggaagacccGGCCTGCTCGCCCTCAGCCGGCCCCCAACCAGAGGTCATTCAAACCCAATCAACCCTATCGACCCTATCAATCCAATCAACCCTATCGACCCTATCAATCCAATCAACCCTATCAATCCAATCAGTCCAATCAACCCAATCAGAATCCAAACCGCTTCAAGAGCAAGGTCGAGGTGACGGAGGAGCTACTGGAGGCCGAACTGGACCAGTACAAACGACCCAAATTCAAG GTGGCCTTGTTGTCTGGTCCTCCAGGTTTGGGAAAGACCACCCTGGCCCATGTAATCGCAAAGCATGCTGGGTACAACGTGGTGGAAATCAATGCCAG TGACGATCGCAGCGCCGAGGTGTTCCAGAAACGCATCGACACGGCGACGCAGATGAAGTCCGTGTTGGGGTCCAACGAGCGGCCCAACTGCCTCATCATCGACGAGATCGACGGAGCGCCCGCG GCGACCATCAACATCCTGTTGGCGGCCCTGAACAGGAAAGACAGACACGCCGGGGAGGCCGGGGCGGAGACCgccaagaagaagacgaagaagaagaagaaggagtccATCCTGCTTCGACCCATCATCTGCATCTGCAACGACCT aTATGGTCCAGCTCTCAGACCGCTCCGGCTGCAGGCCTTCCTCCTGGTTTTCCCTCAGACTCAACCCTCCCGCCTCACACAGAGACTGGGAGAG ATTGCCGTCCAGCAGGGGATGAAGGTGGACAGGGGCACTCTGCTGTCGCTGTGTGAGAAGGCCGACAACGACATCCGGTCTTGCATCAACACACTGCAG TTCCTCCACAGCCGCGGCCACAAGCAGGTGAACTCCAAGACCATCCAGTCCGTCTCCGTGGGGCAGAAGGACCAGAACAAGGGCTTGTTCCACCTGTGGCAGGGCATCTTCCAGTTGCAGCGGACAAAACG GAAACGTATCGGCGAGGGCTTAGACGAGGCTCCGGgctcaggaggcggagctcagaGGTTCCAGCACATTCTGCACTTGGCTTCCTCCAGTGGAGAGTTTGAGAAGGTCTCCCAG GGTCTGTATGAAAACTACCTGTCGATGCGCGTGAGGGACCCCAACCTGCAGAGCGTGTGCGAGGCCCTGGACTGGCTGGCGTTCTCGGACAGGTTGAACCACGTGATCATGCACGGGCAGAACTTCTCCCTGATGAGATACCTGCCCTTCCTGTCCGTCacattccacttcctgtttgcccACGCGCACGTGCCCCGCATCAGCTATCCCCACAGCCAGCACGAG GCCTCCTCCCGGCTGCTCAGCAGCAGGAACACGCTGTCCGCCATGTTGGCCGacatcccagcatgcatcagaACCAGGATCAGCCACCTCAGCCTGTCCCTCGACGTTCTCACACTTCTCCTCGACATCATCTGTCCCAAACTACGGCCG GTGAATCCACAGCTGTTCAGCAGCAGAGAGAAGGAGCAAATGCACGAGCTCATCAACACCATGTTGGCATACAACCTCTCATACAGGCAGGACCGCACGCCTGAGGGGCAGTACACATACATCCTGGAGcc gcgtaTCGAGGAGGTGGTGAGGTTCCCGGGTCTGCCGCCGCGCCGCCAGCTGACCTACCAGGCCAAACAGACCGTGAGCAGAGAGATGGAGCAGGAGAAGATGAGGAGAGCCGAGCGGCTGATGCTGCAGCGGAACCCTCCGGCG CAACGAGAGGTCGAGAAGAAGAGCGCCGGCCCCACGTCCACCAGGAACCACCAGCAGAGGCTGGAGACCATCGTCAAGCAGACCACCGTGGAgatcagg CCGGAAGTGGATTTCTTTGGTCGCGTCGTTGCCCCCAGACCCCCGAGACCGCCGCCCACCTCGGTGACAG gtgagaagtGTCCAGTCGTTTCCATGGGAACGGCGGTGGGCAACAGCGACGTGTGGTTCCGGTTCAACGAGGGCATGTCCAACGCTGTCAGACGCAACGTCTACATCCGAGAActgctgtaa